A single window of Methanomassiliicoccaceae archaeon DNA harbors:
- a CDS encoding NfeD family protein, whose product MELATAVALLFIIIGLIFLIVEATMPGVFMIIPAVIFIIIGGLGLFEPDLLFTWYAVALAIVVAIPVTLLTIYAYRFLGKPEPPSTTITDTLVGETGVVTVDTIPGTLKGKVRIGTDTWSANSEVPLRVGTRVKVIKSEGVHVFIESEK is encoded by the coding sequence ATGGAACTAGCCACAGCCGTCGCGTTGCTGTTTATAATCATCGGGTTAATATTTTTGATAGTAGAAGCCACGATGCCGGGTGTTTTTATGATAATCCCCGCCGTGATCTTTATTATCATCGGAGGGCTGGGGCTTTTCGAGCCCGACCTCCTTTTTACTTGGTATGCAGTCGCACTGGCCATCGTCGTGGCGATTCCCGTTACTCTTCTTACGATATACGCATACAGGTTTTTGGGGAAGCCCGAACCTCCCTCGACGACCATCACCGATACATTGGTCGGAGAGACAGGGGTCGTCACTGTGGATACGATCCCCGGGACCCTCAAGGGAAAGGTCCGGATCGGTACAGATACATGGAGTGCAAATTCGGAGGTTCCTCTGAGGGTTGGTACCAGGGTCAAGGTCATTAAGAGCGAGGGCGTGCACGTCTTCATAGAGTCCGAAAAGTGA
- a CDS encoding metal ABC transporter permease: MVDWIAAFSMPLIQNMFIVAAIACVLCGVVGTLVVVKRMVFVTGGIAHTTFGGVGMAYYLMSVFAVSWFTPTIGAAVFAVVSAVIMALPAVSKRMREDSVIGVLWSVGMALGVIFMSLMDRSVVTPRSFESILFGDILLVGNTELKIIAVVTVISLIIIAALFRDLQVLTFDETHAKLSGINVTAMNIILYIIIAMTCVVALNVVGIVMVIALITIPAAMSNMFTESLKEMMIVSVILSLIMAFFGLIIAIGADIPPGATVSVTMGVLFIIAIVVKTALGKIMQGRAE; this comes from the coding sequence ATGGTTGATTGGATCGCGGCATTCTCTATGCCATTAATTCAGAATATGTTCATAGTCGCAGCAATAGCATGTGTGCTTTGCGGAGTCGTAGGAACGCTTGTAGTAGTGAAACGAATGGTTTTTGTTACAGGAGGCATAGCCCACACGACCTTCGGAGGCGTGGGCATGGCATATTATCTGATGTCGGTTTTCGCGGTCTCTTGGTTCACGCCCACAATCGGCGCAGCTGTTTTCGCGGTCGTTTCTGCGGTCATAATGGCGCTTCCTGCTGTTTCCAAAAGGATGAGGGAAGACTCTGTGATCGGAGTGCTATGGTCTGTCGGAATGGCACTGGGTGTGATATTCATGAGCCTGATGGATAGGTCGGTGGTCACTCCCAGATCTTTTGAGAGCATCCTTTTCGGGGATATACTGCTGGTCGGGAACACGGAGCTCAAAATCATAGCCGTCGTTACTGTAATATCATTGATCATTATCGCAGCCCTGTTCAGGGACCTACAGGTCCTGACATTCGATGAGACCCACGCCAAGCTGAGCGGCATCAATGTTACAGCTATGAACATTATACTCTACATCATTATTGCAATGACGTGCGTCGTGGCACTCAATGTAGTCGGCATAGTGATGGTAATAGCGCTCATCACGATACCTGCGGCCATGTCGAACATGTTCACGGAGAGCCTGAAAGAGATGATGATAGTATCAGTGATTCTTTCATTGATAATGGCATTCTTCGGTCTGATAATAGCCATTGGAGCGGACATACCTCCCGGAGCCACCGTTTCTGTGACGATGGGCGTGTTGTTTATCATTGCGATAGTGGTGAAAACAGCACTTGGAAAAATTATGCAGGGGAGAGCCGAATGA
- a CDS encoding FAD-binding oxidoreductase, with product MKANSEAILSRKVTPEMITKLEGIVGKDNINTGDMDKILYSHDMAPLPKEAGMAFKNMPDVIVRPETDEQVAKIVALAYKDGIPIIPRGNATWGLGGCMPTNGGIVIDMSSKMNKVLEINTESMYVKVQAGCTWKGALDECMKRGFIVGSYPSSFPAGTIGAWTSTNGMGTGSYKYGSAKDNILNMKVVLSDGTLIETGYDHIGSYMAGYNLNQFFAGAEGTLGVLTTVTMRIYPMGEIRPVAYEFDNLKDMHGPIQKIIAHPSIRPLHIAWSDYQHFANQRKAGIHAPNVKNVLLVALQGDAKFVDLEEKEIDSIISEFGGKKLDRNIADHEWSERCYEFRARKVGVGEIPAEVIVPAKHWGEFVDECYKGFDVMKMEAGGVIGVIVDRSTALFMPYYFKDDESLLGMTAFSFNFYLGDRASLYGGRTTGFGVFFAWNMDVIHDGETADFMRDLKTALDPRDIMNPGHLVCGKTRFGINMGKQLMSFGSQLIQGVKKLLPADTTFSDNLKRFRYSEMEHEVEEGRFRVLGDGSQ from the coding sequence ATGAAGGCAAACAGTGAAGCAATTCTATCTCGTAAAGTGACTCCTGAAATGATAACCAAACTTGAGGGTATCGTAGGCAAGGACAATATCAACACGGGCGACATGGACAAAATCCTATACAGCCATGACATGGCCCCCCTTCCTAAGGAGGCAGGCATGGCTTTCAAGAACATGCCCGATGTGATAGTAAGGCCGGAGACGGATGAGCAGGTGGCAAAGATCGTCGCCCTCGCTTACAAAGATGGAATTCCCATCATACCCAGGGGCAACGCGACCTGGGGACTCGGCGGATGCATGCCTACCAACGGAGGCATCGTTATAGACATGTCCTCGAAGATGAACAAGGTCCTTGAGATCAACACCGAGAGCATGTACGTAAAGGTACAGGCCGGTTGCACATGGAAAGGCGCACTCGACGAATGCATGAAGCGCGGTTTCATAGTCGGTTCCTACCCGTCAAGCTTCCCCGCAGGGACGATCGGCGCATGGACCTCGACCAACGGAATGGGCACGGGAAGCTACAAGTACGGCTCCGCCAAAGACAATATTCTCAACATGAAGGTCGTCCTTTCCGACGGAACTCTGATCGAGACAGGATATGACCACATCGGATCGTATATGGCTGGTTACAACCTCAATCAGTTCTTCGCAGGTGCCGAAGGGACCCTCGGAGTTCTAACAACCGTGACCATGAGGATCTACCCCATGGGAGAGATCAGGCCCGTCGCCTACGAGTTCGATAACCTCAAGGACATGCACGGACCGATTCAGAAGATCATAGCCCATCCCAGCATCAGGCCCCTCCACATCGCTTGGTCCGATTACCAGCACTTCGCCAACCAGAGGAAGGCCGGCATTCACGCACCCAATGTGAAGAACGTGCTTCTCGTAGCCCTTCAGGGAGATGCCAAATTCGTCGACCTCGAGGAAAAAGAGATCGATTCGATCATATCTGAGTTCGGCGGCAAGAAGCTCGACAGGAATATCGCCGACCACGAGTGGTCAGAGAGATGCTACGAGTTCAGGGCCAGGAAGGTCGGGGTCGGAGAAATCCCCGCAGAAGTCATAGTTCCCGCCAAACACTGGGGAGAATTCGTTGACGAGTGCTACAAGGGATTCGACGTAATGAAGATGGAGGCCGGAGGGGTCATCGGAGTAATCGTAGACCGCAGCACCGCGCTTTTCATGCCCTATTACTTCAAGGACGACGAGTCGCTGCTGGGCATGACCGCATTCTCGTTCAACTTCTACCTCGGAGACAGGGCCTCCCTCTATGGAGGAAGGACCACCGGTTTCGGAGTGTTCTTCGCCTGGAACATGGACGTCATACACGATGGAGAGACCGCCGACTTTATGAGGGACCTCAAGACCGCCCTCGACCCCCGCGACATAATGAATCCGGGGCACCTCGTCTGCGGAAAGACCAGGTTCGGCATCAACATGGGCAAGCAGCTCATGTCTTTTGGAAGCCAGCTTATCCAGGGAGTAAAGAAGCTCCTCCCGGCCGACACCACGTTCAGCGACAACCTGAAAAGATTCAGGTACAGTGAAATGGAGCACGAAGTGGAAGAGGGAAGGTTCCGCGTCCTCGGCGACGGCTCCCAGTGA
- the hcp gene encoding hydroxylamine reductase → MSEMFCFQCEQTANGTGCTGKAGVCGKPSDVANLQDDLITSLIDLAKSAHGKIDTKTDDIVIEALFRTITNVDFDPKSISAQIDAVKKERSRVGSGCKTCGCSSNKFKLVTVWSDNEDIRSLKSLILFGLKGVAAYAFHAKALGYTDQDVSTYMYAALRTIGSNASQDDLLAMVMETGQANLKAMKILDEANTKTYGVPAPNTVSMNIEKGPFIVITGHDLLDLKKLLEQTEGKGIAIYTHGEMLPAHGYPELRKYKHLKGNFGTAWQNQRNEFDGVPAPILYTTNCLMKPKESYADRVFTAGPVAYPNTIHIGEDKDFSPVIAKALELGGYKENVQMTGVNGGKNVTTGYSAGTILSVADKVVEGVKAGAIKHIFLVGGCDGAKPGRNYFTEFVKNTPKDTLVLTLACGKYRFNDLDIGDIGGIPRILDVGQCNDAYGAVKVALALADVFKCTVNDLPLSIVLSWYEQKAVAVLLTLLSMGVKNIYLGPTVPAFLSPNIISYLVENFGITPISTPEADMKKMLG, encoded by the coding sequence ATGTCAGAAATGTTTTGTTTTCAGTGCGAGCAGACAGCCAATGGTACGGGCTGTACGGGAAAAGCGGGAGTTTGCGGAAAGCCTTCGGATGTCGCAAATCTACAGGATGACCTAATTACTTCCTTGATAGATCTGGCCAAAAGCGCCCATGGAAAGATTGACACAAAGACTGACGACATTGTGATAGAGGCGCTTTTCCGCACTATCACCAATGTGGACTTCGATCCGAAATCGATCTCGGCCCAGATCGATGCTGTCAAAAAGGAGCGCTCGAGGGTCGGGTCCGGATGCAAGACATGCGGCTGCAGCTCTAACAAATTCAAACTGGTCACGGTCTGGAGCGACAACGAGGACATCAGGTCCCTAAAATCTCTGATTCTCTTCGGCCTTAAGGGGGTCGCCGCCTACGCGTTCCACGCAAAGGCCCTAGGATACACGGACCAGGATGTCAGCACTTACATGTACGCCGCGCTTAGGACCATCGGCTCGAACGCCAGCCAGGACGACCTCTTGGCGATGGTGATGGAGACGGGACAGGCCAACCTGAAAGCCATGAAGATACTGGATGAGGCGAACACCAAGACCTACGGGGTCCCTGCGCCCAACACGGTTTCGATGAATATCGAAAAGGGCCCGTTCATAGTGATCACGGGACATGACCTCCTGGACCTCAAGAAGCTTCTGGAGCAGACCGAGGGAAAAGGCATAGCGATATACACGCACGGCGAGATGCTCCCTGCCCACGGATATCCAGAGCTTAGGAAATATAAGCACCTCAAGGGCAACTTCGGAACGGCATGGCAGAACCAGCGCAACGAGTTCGACGGTGTACCCGCTCCAATACTCTACACCACGAACTGTCTCATGAAGCCCAAGGAGAGCTACGCCGACCGCGTGTTCACCGCAGGGCCTGTCGCTTATCCGAACACTATCCACATAGGGGAGGACAAGGACTTCTCGCCTGTAATCGCCAAGGCCCTGGAGCTCGGCGGGTACAAAGAGAACGTCCAGATGACCGGCGTCAACGGCGGAAAGAACGTGACCACGGGATACTCCGCCGGCACGATACTGTCTGTTGCTGACAAGGTTGTAGAAGGTGTAAAAGCCGGTGCCATAAAGCATATATTCCTCGTGGGAGGATGCGACGGCGCCAAGCCCGGAAGGAACTACTTCACGGAGTTCGTAAAGAACACTCCAAAGGACACCCTCGTGCTGACCCTCGCATGCGGCAAGTACAGGTTCAATGACCTGGACATCGGAGACATCGGTGGCATACCGAGGATACTGGATGTCGGTCAGTGCAACGATGCATACGGCGCAGTAAAGGTAGCTCTGGCACTTGCGGATGTGTTCAAATGCACGGTCAACGACCTGCCTCTGTCGATAGTCCTATCATGGTACGAGCAGAAAGCAGTCGCAGTGCTGCTGACGCTGCTGAGCATGGGTGTTAAGAACATATACCTCGGACCCACGGTCCCGGCGTTCCTCTCGCCCAACATAATATCGTACCTCGTGGAGAACTTCGGGATCACCCCGATCAGCACTCCCGAGGCGGATATGAAGAAGATGCTCGGCTGA
- a CDS encoding helix-turn-helix domain-containing protein: MNENCTVYRTMGFLSKKWTLLIILELYKGGDGWKRFSEIKRSMKEITPKILSDRLRNLEEEGIIERRVDSTTVPIKSEYRLTEMGRELTEVAKDIKVWALKWKINNSACASKDCIVCVL, translated from the coding sequence ATGAACGAGAACTGCACAGTTTACAGAACAATGGGCTTCCTATCGAAGAAATGGACGCTGCTTATCATACTGGAACTCTACAAAGGAGGGGACGGTTGGAAACGATTCTCCGAGATAAAACGGTCCATGAAGGAAATTACACCCAAGATACTTTCGGACAGGTTGAGAAATCTGGAGGAGGAAGGCATCATCGAAAGGAGGGTGGACTCTACGACAGTTCCGATAAAGAGCGAATACCGCCTTACCGAAATGGGAAGGGAATTGACCGAGGTTGCGAAAGACATCAAGGTATGGGCGCTCAAGTGGAAGATTAATAACTCCGCATGCGCATCTAAGGACTGCATCGTCTGCGTGCTCTGA
- a CDS encoding ABC transporter ATP-binding protein, protein MIPIEIKDLSAGYDGRAVFSNVSLELRERDFLAVIGPNGGGKTTLFKAILGLIDPMSGTVKVFGEEPVGSARGIGYVPQNENLDSEYPISAREVVLMGMRSKKGIRPFYSKEDKEAAERAMEYAEVIDFADRRISKLSGGQRQRVYLARALAPEPKILMLDEPTASLDPSMKDCTYDILRKLNKDGIAIMLITHDMSSISHDVKRVACMNHRLIVNDAPEITQEMIALGFHCIPELVHIGSCDCGGHNHG, encoded by the coding sequence ATGATACCCATCGAGATAAAAGACCTGTCCGCAGGATATGACGGCAGAGCAGTGTTCAGCAACGTTAGTCTGGAGCTTAGGGAACGTGACTTCCTCGCGGTGATCGGACCGAACGGAGGCGGCAAGACGACTCTGTTCAAGGCGATCCTGGGCCTGATAGATCCAATGTCCGGAACCGTCAAGGTGTTCGGAGAAGAACCCGTTGGTTCGGCTCGTGGAATAGGTTATGTTCCGCAGAACGAGAACCTGGATTCGGAATATCCGATAAGTGCCAGAGAAGTAGTTCTCATGGGCATGAGGTCAAAAAAAGGAATCAGGCCGTTTTATTCCAAAGAAGACAAGGAGGCTGCCGAGAGGGCGATGGAGTACGCCGAGGTCATCGATTTCGCAGACCGCAGAATAAGCAAATTATCAGGGGGTCAACGTCAGAGGGTGTATCTGGCAAGGGCCCTTGCACCGGAACCTAAGATATTGATGCTCGACGAACCGACGGCAAGTCTGGATCCCTCGATGAAAGACTGCACCTACGACATATTAAGGAAACTGAACAAAGACGGCATTGCAATAATGCTGATAACTCATGATATGAGCAGCATATCCCACGATGTCAAACGTGTTGCCTGCATGAACCACAGGCTGATCGTAAACGATGCACCGGAGATAACGCAAGAGATGATCGCTCTGGGATTCCACTGTATTCCCGAACTTGTGCATATCGGTAGCTGTGATTGCGGAGGTCATAACCATGGTTGA
- a CDS encoding HAD family hydrolase, with product MALEPHIKAVGFDMDGTFMNTRVDYPRLHNVVADVMKEENIPMGEHNWKQDGRLTKVPIYGWIYDAGRWDDVEDIIKKINDRSTEIEKQYYLDASPFPLAVETMDALKRAGYKVGILTRGGRDYAESVLAIWSIYERFDAVVCRDDHPYCDAKPSPIAMRNLAKELGVKPEEILYLGDNLSDWYTARDSGAAFVGVLSGNCTLKDWKDAGVTDVVGGVGALLERI from the coding sequence ATGGCGTTGGAACCCCATATCAAGGCTGTCGGTTTTGACATGGACGGCACTTTCATGAACACACGTGTCGATTATCCCAGACTTCACAATGTAGTGGCCGATGTGATGAAAGAAGAGAACATCCCGATGGGAGAACATAATTGGAAACAGGACGGACGCCTGACAAAGGTCCCCATTTATGGATGGATATACGACGCCGGTCGATGGGACGACGTCGAAGATATCATTAAAAAGATCAATGACCGAAGCACGGAGATTGAAAAACAGTACTATCTAGACGCGTCGCCCTTTCCTCTAGCCGTCGAGACCATGGATGCGCTTAAGCGTGCTGGATACAAAGTGGGTATCCTGACCAGGGGTGGCAGAGATTACGCCGAATCGGTTCTGGCGATCTGGAGCATATATGAGCGTTTCGATGCCGTCGTCTGCAGGGACGACCATCCATATTGCGACGCCAAACCCTCGCCGATAGCAATGAGAAATCTTGCTAAAGAGTTGGGCGTGAAGCCAGAAGAAATCCTGTATCTAGGAGACAATCTTAGCGACTGGTACACTGCCCGCGATTCAGGGGCAGCATTCGTAGGTGTCCTCTCGGGCAACTGCACTCTGAAAGACTGGAAAGACGCAGGGGTCACAGATGTGGTCGGAGGAGTCGGAGCATTGCTCGAGCGGATATGA
- a CDS encoding zinc ABC transporter substrate-binding protein produces MNKSAVAAVSLVAMLALAGTVSVIVLTNDSDDTKYIYTTMSWQQEMVQEIVGDEYTVVSFLKSNTSPHATEITPGIVTSRNTVAYFAVGSGIEWEEVNLKTIRDQQNVTTFECCEELIELGIMDPLLEGEEHEGTGEGHEHATDPHVWASPERLALIAEYIKDKMIELEADNAAVFEAGCASYLAKVDVLIQLEEEYLTDKATGEIIVWHPSWAYLLPDNVTELELMEVAQSTINPTGIAMLQGGTEENPINVFLSNSEEINGLSQKNLWDMQIYVNIIVINVLASNWVEYLAQVIEILGENIS; encoded by the coding sequence ATGAATAAAAGCGCTGTCGCAGCAGTGTCGTTGGTCGCAATGCTCGCCCTAGCGGGAACAGTTTCTGTTATTGTATTGACAAATGACAGCGATGATACGAAATATATCTACACGACGATGAGCTGGCAACAGGAAATGGTCCAGGAGATCGTCGGCGATGAGTATACTGTCGTATCTTTCTTAAAATCTAACACCAGTCCCCACGCGACCGAGATAACGCCCGGAATAGTCACATCCAGAAATACGGTGGCATATTTTGCCGTGGGCTCAGGGATCGAATGGGAAGAGGTCAATCTTAAAACTATAAGAGATCAGCAGAACGTCACCACGTTCGAATGCTGCGAAGAGCTTATCGAACTTGGAATAATGGACCCTCTTCTCGAAGGAGAGGAGCATGAGGGCACCGGAGAAGGACATGAACATGCGACGGACCCTCACGTATGGGCATCCCCGGAGCGCCTGGCACTTATAGCCGAGTACATAAAGGATAAGATGATCGAGCTCGAAGCGGACAACGCGGCCGTATTCGAAGCGGGATGTGCCAGCTACCTGGCCAAGGTAGATGTCCTCATTCAGCTCGAAGAGGAATACCTAACAGACAAGGCTACAGGTGAAATTATCGTATGGCACCCTTCGTGGGCATACCTTCTTCCCGATAATGTAACAGAGTTGGAACTTATGGAAGTCGCTCAGTCCACCATTAATCCCACCGGAATAGCTATGCTTCAGGGGGGGACCGAAGAAAATCCGATCAATGTGTTCCTCTCCAATTCTGAAGAAATCAATGGTCTGTCTCAGAAAAATCTTTGGGACATGCAAATATATGTAAATATCATAGTAATAAACGTGCTCGCATCAAACTGGGTCGAATATCTTGCCCAAGTGATCGAGATACTGGGAGAAAATATTTCCTAA
- a CDS encoding SPFH domain-containing protein, which translates to METETILITIALLVIFVIVLVVISGVKIVQPYEQGIYMRLGKYVRILNQGLNVVFPLINQVVKLDLRTEVLDIPRQEVITKDNSPVNVDAIIYIKVTDPKRAYFEVTQYKLATVSLAQTTLRAVIGEMELDQILSNRETINLQLRDTLDESTDKWGVRVEAVEIREVDPAAKVKNSMEEQTSAERMRRAAILEADGLKRAAILKAEGEKKSRILQAEGRRQAMVLEAEGTRVATILEGQGEAQRLRILSVGAATMDSKALSVLSMDTMVKIGQGESSKFFFPMEVTRLMEGISEYVGSAANSPERSIAGIEDIEKTFGNTDNILGNIPRPEDIQAEAERIDAMMDKELKESTGMVDKNPKNQS; encoded by the coding sequence ATGGAAACTGAAACCATATTGATAACTATCGCCCTTTTGGTGATATTCGTTATCGTTCTAGTAGTCATAAGCGGGGTGAAAATCGTTCAGCCCTACGAACAGGGCATCTACATGAGGCTGGGTAAATATGTACGCATACTGAACCAGGGTCTGAATGTAGTGTTCCCGCTGATCAATCAGGTCGTCAAGCTGGACCTGCGTACCGAAGTGTTGGATATTCCACGCCAGGAAGTCATCACCAAGGACAACTCGCCTGTAAACGTGGACGCCATCATCTATATCAAGGTCACCGACCCCAAGAGAGCTTACTTCGAAGTCACGCAATACAAGCTAGCGACCGTCAGCCTGGCACAGACCACCCTGAGGGCCGTTATAGGAGAGATGGAACTGGACCAGATCCTCTCTAACAGGGAGACCATCAACCTCCAGCTGAGAGACACGCTCGATGAGAGCACCGATAAGTGGGGCGTGAGGGTCGAGGCGGTCGAGATACGTGAAGTGGACCCTGCAGCCAAGGTCAAGAACTCCATGGAGGAGCAGACCTCCGCGGAGAGGATGAGGCGCGCCGCGATCCTCGAGGCCGACGGACTGAAAAGGGCCGCGATCCTCAAGGCAGAGGGAGAAAAGAAATCCCGCATCCTCCAGGCAGAGGGGCGCAGGCAGGCCATGGTCCTCGAAGCTGAGGGTACCAGAGTAGCTACGATACTCGAGGGCCAGGGAGAGGCTCAGAGACTGCGTATCCTCTCCGTGGGAGCAGCAACGATGGACTCCAAGGCCCTATCGGTCCTTTCTATGGACACAATGGTCAAGATCGGACAGGGAGAGTCTTCGAAGTTCTTCTTCCCGATGGAAGTCACAAGGCTTATGGAAGGTATCTCCGAGTACGTAGGGTCGGCCGCCAATTCGCCCGAGAGGAGCATAGCCGGCATCGAAGACATAGAGAAGACCTTTGGTAACACCGACAACATCTTGGGCAACATACCCAGGCCTGAAGATATCCAGGCCGAGGCCGAGAGGATCGACGCCATGATGGACAAGGAGCTTAAGGAATCGACCGGCATGGTCGACAAAAATCCAAAGAACCAGTCGTGA